From a single Arthrobacter sp. SLBN-112 genomic region:
- a CDS encoding pyridoxamine 5'-phosphate oxidase family protein, whose translation MSNESSSQVQNLEHHECWALLRTVSVGRLAVLVDGRPDIFPVNYTVDSGTLVFRTSQGTKLSAASGDAPVAVEADGVDPETGLAWSVVIKGTAALVKSTEDVLETSRLYLFPWQSGRKDAFVRITPDSVTGRRFQVTDPMTWWTQISSAARTAPE comes from the coding sequence ATGAGCAACGAGTCATCTAGCCAAGTCCAAAACCTCGAACACCATGAATGCTGGGCCTTGCTGCGGACGGTCTCCGTGGGCAGGCTGGCGGTGCTGGTGGATGGGCGCCCGGACATCTTCCCGGTCAACTACACGGTGGACAGCGGCACGCTGGTCTTCCGGACCAGCCAGGGAACCAAGCTGTCGGCAGCGTCCGGCGATGCCCCCGTGGCCGTGGAGGCGGACGGCGTGGATCCCGAAACGGGCCTGGCCTGGAGCGTGGTGATCAAGGGCACCGCCGCCCTGGTCAAGAGCACGGAGGATGTACTGGAAACCTCCCGCCTGTACCTCTTTCCGTGGCAGTCGGGGCGGAAGGACGCGTTCGTCCGCATCACCCCGGATTCGGTCACCGGCCGCCGCTTCCAGGTCACCGATCCCATGACGTGGTGGACCCAGATCAGCAGCGCCGCCAGGACGGCACCGGAATAG
- a CDS encoding transglutaminase family protein: MTRLSIVHRTAYKYNKRVTLSYNEARMTPLTDSQQVVLESVVKVSPSQAAVSTYRDYWGTRVTAFDMQMPHENLEVVSNITVEVHRAGKIPAEADIVGWDVLAAPETLDTFSDWLPQSRLSGPGDEVLGIIPDVVAGKNPHEAAMAVFAWMRGEMTYMSGSTAVTTNAEEAWGQRQGVCQDLAHLAIGALRSCGIPARYVSGYLHPRSSAGIGETVAGQSHAWLEWWDGDWRSWDPTNHKPAGDFHVTVARGRDYRDVPPLKGILSGGGGSALNVSVEITQLA; encoded by the coding sequence ATGACCCGGTTGAGCATCGTCCACAGGACGGCCTACAAGTACAACAAGCGCGTCACCCTGTCCTACAACGAGGCCCGGATGACGCCGCTGACGGATTCGCAGCAGGTGGTGCTCGAGTCCGTGGTGAAGGTGTCCCCGTCCCAGGCGGCGGTCAGCACGTACCGCGACTACTGGGGGACCAGGGTCACGGCCTTCGACATGCAGATGCCGCACGAGAACCTCGAGGTGGTCTCCAACATCACGGTGGAGGTGCACCGGGCCGGGAAGATTCCTGCAGAAGCGGACATCGTGGGCTGGGACGTCCTGGCCGCACCGGAAACACTGGACACCTTCAGTGACTGGCTGCCACAGTCCCGGCTGAGCGGGCCGGGCGACGAAGTGCTGGGCATCATCCCGGACGTCGTGGCGGGGAAGAACCCGCACGAAGCTGCCATGGCCGTCTTCGCCTGGATGCGGGGGGAGATGACGTACATGTCCGGCTCCACCGCTGTCACCACCAATGCGGAGGAGGCCTGGGGCCAGCGCCAGGGGGTGTGCCAGGACCTGGCGCACCTGGCGATCGGTGCGCTGCGCAGCTGCGGCATTCCGGCACGCTACGTCTCCGGCTACCTGCACCCGCGGTCCAGCGCCGGAATCGGCGAGACGGTGGCAGGACAGTCGCATGCCTGGCTGGAATGGTGGGACGGTGACTGGCGCAGCTGGGACCCCACCAACCACAAGCCTGCCGGGGACTTCCACGTCACGGTGGCACGCGGCCGGGATTACCGGGACGTGCCCCCGCTCAAGGGCATCCTGTCCGGCGGCGGCGGGTCCGCCCTGAACGTCAGCGTGGAGATCACCCAGCTCGCCTGA
- a CDS encoding alpha-E domain-containing protein: MLSRIAESLFWIGRYVERADGTARILDVHLERLNHLPMDERRSVAQELLAVMGARPQSEDFGLPELLHALAYDKTSATSIAGSLGAARENARRARETVSSGLWESLNTTYYGLSQHRKDVVGTYRFCNWTLERTAMVSGLADTTVSHDESWLFLVLGRSLERADMTARMLSTRDVLSAGMSWVNMLRCAGAYESFLRTRRAAFGDQHAAEFLLLDRLFPRSIVYALRDADECLAKLDPSAQRVGFINDARRIVGQARTFLEFHRTDDLMSELPEHMERVQKAVSQASDAISRKYFNQADELAWVGEVS; this comes from the coding sequence ATGCTTAGCCGAATTGCCGAGTCCCTGTTTTGGATCGGCCGCTATGTGGAACGGGCGGACGGTACCGCCCGCATCCTTGACGTCCACCTGGAGCGCCTCAACCACCTCCCCATGGACGAGCGCAGGAGCGTCGCCCAGGAACTGCTGGCGGTCATGGGCGCCCGGCCCCAGAGCGAGGATTTCGGCCTGCCCGAACTGCTCCACGCCCTGGCCTATGACAAGACCAGCGCCACGTCCATCGCCGGCTCCCTGGGCGCTGCCCGCGAGAATGCCCGCCGGGCGCGTGAGACCGTGTCCTCGGGCCTATGGGAGAGCCTGAACACCACCTACTACGGCCTGAGCCAGCACCGCAAGGACGTGGTGGGCACCTACCGCTTCTGCAATTGGACCCTTGAACGCACCGCCATGGTCAGCGGCCTTGCCGACACCACGGTGAGCCATGACGAAAGCTGGCTCTTCCTGGTCCTGGGCCGGTCCCTGGAACGTGCGGACATGACGGCCCGGATGCTGTCCACCCGCGATGTGCTCTCCGCCGGCATGTCCTGGGTGAACATGCTGCGCTGCGCCGGCGCCTACGAGTCATTCCTGCGCACCCGCCGCGCCGCGTTCGGTGACCAGCACGCCGCAGAATTCCTGCTGCTGGACCGGCTCTTCCCCCGCTCCATCGTCTACGCGCTGCGGGACGCCGACGAGTGCCTGGCCAAGCTGGACCCGTCCGCGCAGCGGGTGGGTTTCATCAATGATGCCCGCCGCATCGTGGGGCAGGCCAGGACCTTCCTTGAGTTTCACCGGACGGACGACCTCATGTCCGAGCTGCCCGAGCACATGGAACGGGTCCAGAAGGCAGTGTCCCAGGCCTCGGACGCCATTTCCCGTAAGTACTTCAATCAGGCGGACGAACTGGCCTGGGTGGGAGAAGTGTCATGA